Genomic DNA from Pseudobacteriovorax antillogorgiicola:
GTTAACGTCTTGAAAAAATTACCAGATGGTCGCTTTCTCGTTGCCGTGAACATCGAGCAAAGGGTTCGCCTCGATCAAGTCGTGCAATCATTGCCGTTCACAATTGCCAGAGTCGTAGAAGAAAATAGTTGCATCGAAGATGCTGGGAAGGCCGAGCAGCTATTTTGTAATTTGAAGGAATTGAGTGAGTCGATCTTAAAAGAAAAATACTCTTACTTTGCAGAAAGAGTTCCCGAGGACGTCTGGCAATCCCAAGACCTCGAAGGCCTACTCATCCGTGTCATGGAGTGGTTTCGCCTGGAGTCTCGGATTCTCCAGAGATTGCTGGAAGAGCCAATCGTGGAAGAGCGGGCCGCTCAGTTTGTTGAAATCATGCAGGTCTATCTGCGACAAGTAGGTGACGACGTGGTCCTGGAACCGGCTGAGCTTGAGCCAACGTTAATTCAGGATGAATCAGAAGATGGCAGTGATGATGAGGACAATGTAATCCACGTGAATTTTAAAACCAGCTAAATCTACAGCTCTCCACGGCATACTTTGGTATCACAGCTCTAGCTAAGAGCAAATTCTTGGCGCCTTCATAATTCCCTTATTTTAACGATAAGGGGAAAGCCATGATGGCAATTTTGTATTCCAGCTAGGAGTGTCTTTTGTGGCACAAACCAGCAAAATCTTAGTGGTTGAAGATGCACCTGACCAGCTTGCGCTGTATCAACGATCCCTCACTAATTTTCCAGGCTTGGAGATCTCTGTTGCTGAAACTCAGGAAGAAGGTATCCGTCAGGTCACTGATCAACGCTTTGATTGCATTATCTGTGATCTAAAGTTAAAGCAAGGCAATGGCATGAGTGTCGTGCAGGCAGCTCGGGCGAGCCAGGTAAACCGACCGTCACTTATTTATATCGTCTCTGGGCATATCGAGCCACTCACTCGCAAGATTGCAGCGACCTTTCAGGTTGCTGATGTGGTTGAAAAGCCAATTTCCTATAAGGACTTCGCGTTTCAATTAGTGAAACGTTTGAATTCCAAAAAAACCAAGATTAGCTATGAT
This window encodes:
- a CDS encoding LON peptidase substrate-binding domain-containing protein, which encodes MSETNATQKNQVAIFPVPGMVAFEGQHHLLHVFEPRYRKMIEYCVEHEINLGLALPKRQISSPAKAASSKATIKEVLSQNQATYEASELFGAGPVNVLKKLPDGRFLVAVNIEQRVRLDQVVQSLPFTIARVVEENSCIEDAGKAEQLFCNLKELSESILKEKYSYFAERVPEDVWQSQDLEGLLIRVMEWFRLESRILQRLLEEPIVEERAAQFVEIMQVYLRQVGDDVVLEPAELEPTLIQDESEDGSDDEDNVIHVNFKTS